The Vigna unguiculata cultivar IT97K-499-35 chromosome 6, ASM411807v1, whole genome shotgun sequence genome contains a region encoding:
- the LOC114186696 gene encoding uncharacterized protein LOC114186696 — translation MEWEKNKRAREDDGIEIESCSESNMSGKKRNVYGMSLSKEKKKEMEEEDYLEAWDSHLAMGVFDFPWLKDGVMSKSDECLDFEDNFSSSLQHQDTFFKHSVDFSEECGLCVTPEVPMVHIEDAELVEDLWQPFESNGLELEAEDGDSIWNSLLNLDSLYP, via the coding sequence atggaatGGGAGAAGAATAAGAGAGCAAGAGAAGATGATGGAATCGAGATTGAATCGTGTTCTGAAAGTAACATGAGTGGAAAGAAGAGAAATGTATATGGCATGAGCTTGtcgaaggagaagaagaaggaaatggAAGAGGAAGATTATTTGGAGGCATGGGATTCACACTTGGCCATGGGAGTGTTTGATTTTCCTTGGCTGAAAGATGGTGTCATGTCCAAATCAGATGAATGCTTGGATTTTGAAGACAATTTCTCATCATCTCTTCAACACCAAGACACTTTCTTCAAACACAGTGTTGATTTCTCTGAGGAATGTGGCTTGTGTGTAACTCCTGAGGTACCAATGGTTCATATTGAAGATGCGGAGTTGGTGGAGGATTTGTGGCAACCATTTGAGAGTAATGGGTTGGAGTTAGAAGCAGAAGATGGAGATTCTATCTGGAACTCTCTTCTCAATTTGGATTCTTTGTATCCATAA
- the LOC114187965 gene encoding probable galacturonosyltransferase 4 isoform X2, giving the protein MVAVRNIVLLLLSITVVAPIVLYTDRLGTFEPPSDKQEFVEDVTTHAFSAADSRHLNLLPQETSTTVKEPVRVVYTEEDSINRRNFPRGLQLVKSREHLSARVLSTTDEDQTKKENPIKLVTGGIRQGNQVGGSLEKGDGTGENVNGEVAIDVDGNDGKLARSTSLSTQDPQIKEQPTEPSSKAKQKGSRLSETNKHNDQTPSDYRVKQLKDQLIQAKVFLSLPVVKSNPHLTRELRLRVKDVSRTLGDASKDSELPRNANERIKAMEQTLMKGKQAQDDCAAVVKKLRAMLHSTEEQLHVLKKQTLFLTQLTAKTLPKGLHCLPLRLTTEYHNMNSSEQEFPNQENLEEPQLYHYAIFSDNILATAVVVNSTVTNAKDASKHVFHIVTDRLNYAAMRMWFLVNPPGKATIQVQNIEDFTWLNSSYSPVLKQLGSQSMIDYYFKAHRATSDSNLKFRNPKYLSILNHLRFYLPEIFPKLNKVLFLDDDIVVQKDLTDLWSIDLKGNVNGAVETCGESFHRFDRYLNFSHPLIAKNFDPHACGWAYGMNIFDLVEWKRQNITEVYHNWQNLNRDRQLWKLGTLPPGLITFWKRTFPLNRSWHVLGLGYNPNVDHKDIEQSAVVHYNGNMKPWLEISIPKFRSYWTKYVDYNHLYLRECNINP; this is encoded by the exons atggtggcaGTGAGAAACATTGTGCTGTTGTTGCTGTCCATTACTGTTGTGGCTCCGATTGTGCTCTACACTGATCGCCTTGGCACGTTTGAGCCTCCTTCGG ACAAACAGGAGTTTGTTGAAGATGTTACTACCCAT GCTTTCAGTGCGGCAGACTCTAGGCACTTGAATCTGCTGCCGCAG GAAACTTCAACGACCGTTAAAGAACCTGTTAGGGTTGTGTATACTGAGGAGGATTCAATTAACAGAAGGAATTTCCCTCGag GCTTGCAATTGGTGAAATCGAGGGAGCATTTATCTGCCAGGGTGTTGTCTACAACTGATGAAGATCAGACTAAAAAGGAGAACCCCATTAAATTGGTTACTGGTGGAATTAGACAAGGAAATCAAGTGGGCGGGTCCTTGGAAAAAGGTGATGGTACCGGTGAAAATGTAAATGGTGAAGTTGCTATTGATGTTGATGGCAATGATGGGAAACTAGCTAGATCGACCAGTCTTTCTACTCAAGATCCTCAAATTAAG GAACAACCAACAGAACCTTCTAGCAAAGCCAAACAGAAAGGTTCTAGATTGTCTGAAACCAATAAGCATAATGATCAAACACCATCTGATTATCGGGTAAAGCAGCTGAAAGATCAGCTTATCCAAGCTAAGGTCTTTCTTTCCCTTCCAGTTGTAAAAAGCAATCCTCATCTCACTCGGGAGCTTCGATTACGGGTAAAAGATGTTTCACGAACCCTTGGGGATGCAAGCAAAGATTCTGAATTACCTAGGAA TGCAAACGAAAGAATTAAAGCGATGGAACAGACACTGATGAAAGGAAAGCAAGCTCAAGATGACTGTGCTGCTGTTGTGAAGAAGCTTAGGGCCATGCTCCACTCGACAGAGGAGCAGCTTCACGTTCTCAAGAAACAGACCTTGTTCTTAACACAATTGACAGCAAAAACACTGCCTAAAGGTCTTCATTGTCTTCCCTTGCGTCTTACAACTGAGTATCATAACATGAATTCTTCTGAGCAAGAGTTCCCCAATCAAGAGAATTTAGAAGAACCCCAATTATACCATTATGCCATATTTTCGGACAACATATTAGCAACAGCTGTTGTTGTGAACTCAACTGTTACCAATGCTAAG GACGCCTCAAAACATGTTTTCCACATTGTTACTGATAGACTCAATTACGCAGCGATGAGGATGTGGTTTTTGGTGAATCCACCAGGCAAGGCAACCATTCAAGTACAAAACATTGAAGACTTTACATGGTTGAATTCAAGTTACAGTCCTGTTCTTAAGCAGCTGGGTTCCCAATCCATGATTGATTATTACTTCAAGGCTCATCGAGCTACCTCTGATTCAAATTTGAAGTTTCGGAATCCGAAGTATTTATCTATCTTGAACCACCTCCGATTCTATTTGCCTGAGATCTTTCCAAAGCTCAACAAAGTGCTGTTTTTGGATGATGATATAGTTGTGCAGAAGGATCTGACTGATCTGTGGTCCATTGATTTGAAAGGCAACGTAAACGGTGCTGTAGAAACTTGTGGAGAAAGTTTTCACCGATTTGATCGATATCTCAACTTCTCACATCCTCTCATTGCAAAGAATTTTGATCCACATGCTTGTGGGTGGGCATATGGTATGAATATATTTGACTTAGTGGAATGGAAAAGGCAAAACATCACAGAGGTGTACCACAACTGGCAGAATCTG AATCGTGATAGACAACTATGGAAGTTAGGAACGCTGCCGCCTGGTCTCATAACCTTCTGGAAACGTACGTTCCCGCTGAACCGATCTTGGCATGTCTTAGGACTTGGCTACAACCCCAACGTTGACCATAAAGATATAGAGCAGTCTGCTGTTGTACAC
- the LOC114187965 gene encoding probable galacturonosyltransferase 4 isoform X1: protein MVAVRNIVLLLLSITVVAPIVLYTDRLGTFEPPSDKQEFVEDVTTHAFSAADSRHLNLLPQETSTTVKEPVRVVYTEEDSINRRNFPRGLQLVKSREHLSARVLSTTDEDQTKKENPIKLVTGGIRQGNQVGGSLEKGDGTGENVNGEVAIDVDGNDGKLARSTSLSTQDPQIKQEQPTEPSSKAKQKGSRLSETNKHNDQTPSDYRVKQLKDQLIQAKVFLSLPVVKSNPHLTRELRLRVKDVSRTLGDASKDSELPRNANERIKAMEQTLMKGKQAQDDCAAVVKKLRAMLHSTEEQLHVLKKQTLFLTQLTAKTLPKGLHCLPLRLTTEYHNMNSSEQEFPNQENLEEPQLYHYAIFSDNILATAVVVNSTVTNAKDASKHVFHIVTDRLNYAAMRMWFLVNPPGKATIQVQNIEDFTWLNSSYSPVLKQLGSQSMIDYYFKAHRATSDSNLKFRNPKYLSILNHLRFYLPEIFPKLNKVLFLDDDIVVQKDLTDLWSIDLKGNVNGAVETCGESFHRFDRYLNFSHPLIAKNFDPHACGWAYGMNIFDLVEWKRQNITEVYHNWQNLNRDRQLWKLGTLPPGLITFWKRTFPLNRSWHVLGLGYNPNVDHKDIEQSAVVHYNGNMKPWLEISIPKFRSYWTKYVDYNHLYLRECNINP from the exons atggtggcaGTGAGAAACATTGTGCTGTTGTTGCTGTCCATTACTGTTGTGGCTCCGATTGTGCTCTACACTGATCGCCTTGGCACGTTTGAGCCTCCTTCGG ACAAACAGGAGTTTGTTGAAGATGTTACTACCCAT GCTTTCAGTGCGGCAGACTCTAGGCACTTGAATCTGCTGCCGCAG GAAACTTCAACGACCGTTAAAGAACCTGTTAGGGTTGTGTATACTGAGGAGGATTCAATTAACAGAAGGAATTTCCCTCGag GCTTGCAATTGGTGAAATCGAGGGAGCATTTATCTGCCAGGGTGTTGTCTACAACTGATGAAGATCAGACTAAAAAGGAGAACCCCATTAAATTGGTTACTGGTGGAATTAGACAAGGAAATCAAGTGGGCGGGTCCTTGGAAAAAGGTGATGGTACCGGTGAAAATGTAAATGGTGAAGTTGCTATTGATGTTGATGGCAATGATGGGAAACTAGCTAGATCGACCAGTCTTTCTACTCAAGATCCTCAAATTAAG CAGGAACAACCAACAGAACCTTCTAGCAAAGCCAAACAGAAAGGTTCTAGATTGTCTGAAACCAATAAGCATAATGATCAAACACCATCTGATTATCGGGTAAAGCAGCTGAAAGATCAGCTTATCCAAGCTAAGGTCTTTCTTTCCCTTCCAGTTGTAAAAAGCAATCCTCATCTCACTCGGGAGCTTCGATTACGGGTAAAAGATGTTTCACGAACCCTTGGGGATGCAAGCAAAGATTCTGAATTACCTAGGAA TGCAAACGAAAGAATTAAAGCGATGGAACAGACACTGATGAAAGGAAAGCAAGCTCAAGATGACTGTGCTGCTGTTGTGAAGAAGCTTAGGGCCATGCTCCACTCGACAGAGGAGCAGCTTCACGTTCTCAAGAAACAGACCTTGTTCTTAACACAATTGACAGCAAAAACACTGCCTAAAGGTCTTCATTGTCTTCCCTTGCGTCTTACAACTGAGTATCATAACATGAATTCTTCTGAGCAAGAGTTCCCCAATCAAGAGAATTTAGAAGAACCCCAATTATACCATTATGCCATATTTTCGGACAACATATTAGCAACAGCTGTTGTTGTGAACTCAACTGTTACCAATGCTAAG GACGCCTCAAAACATGTTTTCCACATTGTTACTGATAGACTCAATTACGCAGCGATGAGGATGTGGTTTTTGGTGAATCCACCAGGCAAGGCAACCATTCAAGTACAAAACATTGAAGACTTTACATGGTTGAATTCAAGTTACAGTCCTGTTCTTAAGCAGCTGGGTTCCCAATCCATGATTGATTATTACTTCAAGGCTCATCGAGCTACCTCTGATTCAAATTTGAAGTTTCGGAATCCGAAGTATTTATCTATCTTGAACCACCTCCGATTCTATTTGCCTGAGATCTTTCCAAAGCTCAACAAAGTGCTGTTTTTGGATGATGATATAGTTGTGCAGAAGGATCTGACTGATCTGTGGTCCATTGATTTGAAAGGCAACGTAAACGGTGCTGTAGAAACTTGTGGAGAAAGTTTTCACCGATTTGATCGATATCTCAACTTCTCACATCCTCTCATTGCAAAGAATTTTGATCCACATGCTTGTGGGTGGGCATATGGTATGAATATATTTGACTTAGTGGAATGGAAAAGGCAAAACATCACAGAGGTGTACCACAACTGGCAGAATCTG AATCGTGATAGACAACTATGGAAGTTAGGAACGCTGCCGCCTGGTCTCATAACCTTCTGGAAACGTACGTTCCCGCTGAACCGATCTTGGCATGTCTTAGGACTTGGCTACAACCCCAACGTTGACCATAAAGATATAGAGCAGTCTGCTGTTGTACAC